The proteins below come from a single Chitinophaga pinensis DSM 2588 genomic window:
- a CDS encoding S8 family peptidase has translation MKRNRLLAPAFPVIMLMLMTIASCTKDDKILNVRKGVLTPQQHQDRGFLIIAKEGAKLAGISESLTKLRVKDFKLKTANQELGLIRVQTPDPSFPEKARQIADVQSVVVDVVMNWRLPEKTFRASKPSQPVANAKLNNPLANNPFSPLQWGLQSVKAPQAWAKGYRGRGAKVAVLDGGFLLENPEIKPNIILTHNFIEGEEVQYHGIEGFSHGTHVAGTIAAIDDANGVVGVAPDAKLILVKVLNDAGSGAFSGIIDGIFYASNHGADVINMSLGGELPRKTYTDDNGTPDDPSDDYVVQYDRDVKDLIIAINRATLYATLRGTTIVAAAGNDAYNYDVEKRFITYPAAALGVISIASNGPLGWGINQDTSLYLPSIFTNYGKNFISYGAPGGNYSIPLNTQIVTVAGITYYEYVFDFIFNIGFWDEATNEFSYGWSAGTSMAAPHASAVIALLYGKHPRISPVLVELILRKSSNDYGAPGKDPFFGNGQINAGKAVSY, from the coding sequence ATGAAAAGAAATCGACTATTGGCCCCCGCGTTCCCCGTTATTATGCTGATGCTGATGACCATCGCCTCCTGTACAAAAGACGACAAGATCCTAAACGTTCGTAAAGGCGTACTGACACCCCAACAACACCAGGACAGAGGTTTTCTTATTATCGCCAAGGAAGGCGCTAAATTAGCCGGCATCTCCGAGAGCCTGACCAAATTACGTGTCAAAGATTTTAAGCTGAAAACAGCCAACCAGGAGCTGGGTCTGATACGTGTACAGACGCCCGACCCTTCCTTCCCTGAAAAAGCAAGACAGATCGCAGATGTGCAGTCTGTAGTAGTGGACGTTGTCATGAACTGGCGGCTACCCGAAAAAACCTTCCGTGCCAGCAAACCTTCTCAGCCTGTTGCCAATGCAAAGCTGAACAATCCATTAGCCAACAATCCTTTCAGTCCATTACAGTGGGGCCTTCAATCAGTGAAAGCACCACAGGCATGGGCAAAAGGCTACAGAGGACGCGGCGCGAAAGTAGCGGTGCTTGATGGCGGTTTCCTGCTGGAAAACCCTGAAATCAAGCCAAACATTATCCTCACCCACAACTTCATCGAAGGCGAAGAAGTGCAATACCACGGTATTGAAGGATTCAGCCATGGTACGCACGTAGCGGGTACCATCGCCGCCATCGACGACGCCAATGGCGTAGTAGGTGTTGCCCCTGATGCAAAACTGATTCTAGTAAAAGTATTGAATGACGCCGGCAGCGGCGCCTTCAGCGGTATCATTGATGGTATCTTTTATGCTTCCAACCATGGCGCTGACGTCATTAACATGAGTCTTGGCGGAGAACTGCCACGTAAGACCTATACGGATGACAACGGTACGCCCGACGATCCTTCCGATGACTATGTTGTACAATACGACAGAGACGTGAAGGACCTGATCATCGCCATTAACAGGGCCACTTTATATGCGACCCTCCGGGGTACGACTATCGTAGCAGCAGCAGGCAATGATGCCTATAACTACGATGTTGAAAAACGCTTCATCACCTACCCTGCCGCAGCGCTGGGTGTTATCTCCATTGCGTCTAACGGTCCGCTGGGATGGGGTATCAACCAGGATACTTCCCTGTACCTGCCTTCCATCTTTACCAACTATGGTAAGAACTTTATCTCCTACGGCGCACCTGGTGGTAACTACAGCATTCCGCTGAATACGCAGATCGTGACTGTAGCAGGTATCACCTACTATGAATACGTATTTGATTTCATCTTCAATATCGGTTTCTGGGATGAAGCCACGAATGAATTCAGCTATGGATGGTCAGCTGGTACCAGTATGGCAGCTCCTCATGCCAGTGCGGTGATTGCATTACTGTATGGCAAACATCCAAGGATCAGTCCTGTACTGGTAGAACTTATATTGCGCAAATCATCCAATGATTATGGCGCTCCCGGCAAAGATCCGTTCTTCGGCAATGGACAGATCAATGCGGGAAAAGCAGTTAGTTATTAA
- a CDS encoding alpha-L-fucosidase → MRKSFAVFPLLVAYMLTGKQLSAQEKEGVHEMSKDYQAPKDPLVIRKLSQWQDQRFGLFMHWGTYTLWGEVESWSICPVDWVVRKGPYSEDYNTYRSAYEHLQYEFNPVQFNPEKWEKAANAAGMRYVVFTTKHHDGFCMFDTKETDYKITSPHTPFSKNPRSNVTKEIFEAFRKDSFMIGAYFSKPDWHSQDFWWKYYPPKDEYVNYDIKKFPERWKQFNDYTYNQIQELMTGYGPIDILWLDGGWVRPDGKQSLDMPRIVDMARSHQPGLIVVDRTVPGEYENYTTPEQSIPDKPLPYPWETCMTMGYSWSYSPRDEYKPSRQLVSLLVKIVSRGGNFLLNIGPSEKGDWAPDAYKRLEDMGKWMAINGEGIHSSRPVAPYSDKNVYFTQSKDQHSIYAYYLSETDDVTLPAELRFAVTDVKKINKIVLLGSKAKLQWTMKDGHVTIKIPKSVQAQSGLKYSAAFKISV, encoded by the coding sequence ATGAGGAAATCATTCGCAGTATTCCCATTGCTAGTAGCTTACATGCTGACGGGAAAGCAGTTATCAGCCCAGGAGAAAGAGGGGGTACACGAAATGTCCAAAGATTACCAGGCGCCAAAGGATCCACTGGTGATCAGAAAACTATCACAATGGCAGGATCAGCGTTTTGGTCTGTTCATGCACTGGGGCACCTATACACTATGGGGGGAAGTAGAAAGCTGGAGTATCTGTCCGGTTGACTGGGTAGTAAGAAAAGGTCCGTACAGCGAAGATTATAACACTTACAGAAGCGCGTATGAACATCTGCAATACGAGTTCAATCCGGTACAATTCAACCCTGAGAAATGGGAGAAAGCGGCTAACGCAGCCGGTATGCGTTACGTGGTGTTTACCACCAAGCACCACGATGGATTTTGCATGTTCGATACAAAAGAAACTGATTATAAGATCACCAGCCCGCATACGCCATTTTCAAAAAATCCCCGAAGCAATGTCACCAAAGAGATCTTTGAAGCCTTCCGTAAGGACAGTTTCATGATCGGTGCTTATTTCTCCAAACCAGACTGGCATAGCCAGGATTTCTGGTGGAAATACTATCCGCCGAAAGACGAGTATGTCAACTATGATATTAAGAAATTTCCGGAACGCTGGAAGCAATTCAATGATTATACCTACAACCAGATACAGGAACTCATGACCGGCTACGGCCCTATTGATATTCTGTGGCTGGATGGCGGATGGGTAAGACCAGACGGCAAACAGAGCCTCGATATGCCGCGTATTGTGGATATGGCGCGTAGTCACCAGCCAGGTCTTATCGTCGTGGACAGAACCGTACCCGGTGAATATGAAAACTATACAACACCGGAACAGTCTATTCCTGACAAACCATTGCCTTATCCCTGGGAAACCTGTATGACGATGGGGTATTCCTGGAGTTACAGTCCGCGGGACGAATACAAACCATCCCGTCAGCTGGTATCCCTGCTGGTAAAGATCGTATCAAGAGGAGGTAACTTCCTGCTGAACATCGGCCCCAGCGAAAAAGGAGATTGGGCGCCGGATGCTTATAAGCGTCTGGAAGACATGGGTAAATGGATGGCGATCAATGGCGAGGGTATACACTCCTCAAGACCAGTAGCGCCTTATTCTGATAAGAACGTCTATTTCACACAATCCAAGGATCAGCACTCCATTTATGCATACTATCTTTCTGAAACAGATGATGTAACACTGCCGGCAGAGCTACGTTTTGCAGTAACAGATGTAAAGAAGATCAATAAGATAGTATTGTTAGGTAGCAAAGCAAAGCTACAATGGACAATGAAAGATGGTCATGTCACCATTAAGATCCCTAAGAGCGTACAGGCGCAAAGCGGACTGAAATACAGCGCAGCTTTCAAGATCAGTGTATAA
- a CDS encoding ABC transporter permease: protein MIRNYFKIAWRNLKKSRGYTFINIGGLATGMAVAMLIGLWIWDEVTYDRYNRNYDRIAQVMQHQTFNGQIDTWPTMPYYMGEVLRDQYGDNFKQVVKSSWDMYKVLAVGDKKLRKIGRFMEAGGPELIDVSMLSGTRDALKDPGTVLISASAAKAYFGEVNAVGKTLLLDNKQSLIVRGVYKDLPHNSSFGNLDFIASWDVFIDRYMAWIKTVSDPWGNNAFLLFVRLADNADLAKVSARIADTKLNNVRPEDRRYKPVIFLQPMSKWHLFQSFKNGMNTGGRIQFVWLFGAIGVVVLLLACINFMNLSTARSEKRAREVGIRKAVGSFRKQLIWQFFSESLLVVIIGFVLSVILVQLALPFFNNVADKKITIPWTGPLFWLAGIVFILLTSFIAGSYPAFYLSSFQPVRVLKGTFRAGRHAALPRKVLVVIQFSASLILIIGTIIVFRQVEFARNRPVGYSREGLLSMEMSMTNIHDHFEVVRTALKNAGAIVDMAEASTPVTTVWQTNGDIRWKGKDPSMTVDMPTQTVSPEYGKTIGWQFVAGRDFSDAYATDSAAFVLNESAVRLMGLKNPVGETVYWDGTPFIVIGVIKDLVAESPYEPVRPSMYVMNRDFLGITNIRINPAVSSHTALAKIEEVFRKYNPEQPFDYQFVDIEYARKFGNEVRVGKLTTFFAILAIFISCLGLFGMASFMAEQRTKEIGVRKVLGASVFNLWAMLSKDFLLLVGVALAIAVPLAYYFMHEWLQHYTYRSEIAWWIFVVAGVGIILVTLATVSFQSVKAALVNPVKSLRSE from the coding sequence ATGATCAGGAACTATTTTAAAATTGCCTGGCGCAATCTCAAAAAAAGCAGGGGATATACGTTTATTAATATCGGCGGACTGGCAACAGGCATGGCTGTCGCAATGCTGATCGGACTCTGGATCTGGGATGAAGTCACCTATGACAGGTACAATCGTAATTATGACCGTATCGCCCAGGTAATGCAGCACCAGACTTTTAACGGTCAGATAGACACCTGGCCGACGATGCCCTATTATATGGGGGAAGTATTGCGTGATCAGTATGGAGATAACTTTAAACAGGTCGTAAAGTCTTCCTGGGATATGTATAAAGTATTGGCTGTAGGTGATAAAAAGCTGCGTAAGATAGGCCGGTTTATGGAAGCAGGTGGCCCGGAACTGATAGACGTCAGTATGTTGTCAGGTACCCGTGATGCATTGAAAGATCCTGGTACAGTCCTTATTTCCGCTTCTGCTGCGAAAGCTTATTTCGGAGAGGTGAATGCTGTCGGCAAAACCCTGTTGCTGGACAATAAACAATCCCTCATCGTGAGAGGTGTATACAAAGATCTGCCACACAACTCTTCTTTCGGTAATCTCGATTTCATTGCTTCCTGGGATGTTTTTATCGATAGATATATGGCCTGGATCAAAACAGTGTCTGATCCCTGGGGCAATAACGCATTCCTGCTATTTGTACGACTGGCCGACAATGCTGATCTCGCAAAGGTCTCCGCCCGTATCGCTGATACAAAACTGAATAATGTACGTCCGGAAGACAGACGTTATAAGCCGGTCATCTTCTTACAGCCTATGAGTAAATGGCACCTCTTCCAGTCGTTTAAAAATGGGATGAATACAGGTGGACGTATACAGTTTGTATGGTTGTTTGGCGCCATTGGTGTAGTGGTTTTACTGCTGGCTTGTATCAACTTCATGAACCTGAGTACCGCACGCTCGGAAAAACGTGCCCGCGAAGTAGGTATCCGTAAAGCAGTGGGCTCTTTCAGAAAACAGCTGATCTGGCAGTTTTTTAGTGAATCTTTGCTGGTGGTGATAATCGGATTTGTATTATCAGTGATCCTGGTACAACTGGCATTGCCGTTTTTCAATAATGTAGCTGATAAAAAGATTACGATACCATGGACAGGACCGCTGTTCTGGTTGGCAGGTATTGTATTCATCCTGCTGACGAGCTTTATTGCCGGTAGTTATCCCGCTTTCTATCTATCGTCTTTTCAACCAGTCAGGGTACTTAAAGGTACTTTCCGCGCAGGGCGTCATGCTGCTTTGCCAAGAAAGGTACTGGTCGTAATACAGTTCTCCGCTTCACTGATACTGATCATCGGTACTATCATCGTATTCCGGCAGGTAGAGTTTGCAAGAAACAGACCGGTAGGATATAGTAGGGAAGGATTGCTGTCAATGGAAATGAGTATGACGAATATTCACGACCATTTTGAGGTAGTACGAACGGCGCTTAAAAATGCCGGTGCTATTGTGGATATGGCGGAAGCCAGTACACCTGTTACTACGGTATGGCAAACAAACGGCGATATCAGGTGGAAAGGGAAAGATCCTTCGATGACGGTTGATATGCCTACACAAACCGTATCGCCTGAATACGGAAAGACGATCGGCTGGCAGTTTGTGGCAGGACGTGATTTCTCTGATGCGTATGCGACCGATTCCGCCGCCTTTGTCCTGAATGAATCTGCTGTAAGATTGATGGGCTTAAAGAATCCTGTAGGTGAAACAGTCTATTGGGATGGGACGCCGTTCATCGTCATTGGCGTGATTAAAGACCTGGTGGCAGAATCTCCGTATGAACCAGTACGTCCTTCGATGTATGTCATGAACCGGGACTTTCTGGGTATCACCAATATCAGGATCAATCCGGCGGTAAGTAGTCATACTGCTTTAGCAAAAATAGAAGAGGTGTTCAGGAAGTATAATCCGGAACAACCGTTCGATTATCAGTTTGTCGATATAGAATATGCCCGAAAGTTCGGCAATGAAGTGAGGGTAGGTAAACTGACGACCTTCTTTGCCATACTGGCTATTTTTATCAGTTGCCTGGGGCTGTTTGGTATGGCCTCCTTTATGGCAGAACAGCGTACGAAAGAAATTGGCGTACGCAAAGTGCTGGGAGCATCGGTATTCAATCTGTGGGCCATGCTCTCTAAAGATTTCCTGCTGCTGGTAGGTGTTGCATTAGCTATTGCCGTACCACTGGCTTACTACTTTATGCACGAGTGGTTACAGCATTATACCTACAGATCTGAAATCGCGTGGTGGATTTTTGTTGTCGCAGGCGTAGGGATCATTCTGGTTACACTGGCGACGGTTAGTTTTCAGAGTGTAAAAGCAGCCTTGGTAAACCCGGTGAAGAGTCTGCGGTCAGAATAG
- a CDS encoding YceI family protein, protein MKTLFKSTALLLFIHFIVSTGFAQVQYQQKRDFNLSISGTSTMHDWEMKTSKIACNATFTFYEDGELGGLSLLDFTMPTESLKSERTGLDAVAYNALKTKQHPTITFNLIKASVSKQGTLINCSGKLTVAGETREVDLVAAARMSPDHSINIRGSKQIDMRDFDIDPPTFLFGKFKTGEIVTINFDLTFRQ, encoded by the coding sequence ATGAAAACATTATTCAAATCGACCGCGCTGTTGTTGTTTATCCACTTTATTGTCAGTACAGGTTTTGCCCAGGTGCAATACCAGCAGAAGAGAGACTTTAATCTCAGTATCAGCGGCACTTCCACCATGCATGACTGGGAGATGAAAACATCCAAGATCGCGTGTAACGCTACCTTTACCTTCTATGAAGATGGCGAACTTGGCGGCTTATCGCTGCTCGATTTTACGATGCCCACGGAAAGTCTGAAGAGTGAACGAACGGGCCTGGATGCCGTCGCTTATAATGCTTTAAAAACAAAGCAGCACCCTACGATCACCTTTAATCTGATCAAAGCGTCCGTATCCAAACAAGGCACTTTAATCAATTGCTCCGGTAAGCTCACCGTGGCCGGCGAGACCAGGGAAGTAGACCTGGTGGCAGCTGCCAGAATGAGTCCGGACCACAGCATCAATATCAGGGGCAGTAAGCAGATCGATATGCGTGATTTCGATATCGACCCTCCTACTTTCCTGTTTGGTAAGTTCAAGACCGGCGAGATCGTTACCATCAATTTTGACCTTACTTTCAGGCAATAA
- a CDS encoding group III truncated hemoglobin, which translates to MKKDITTTEDIQLLVNTFYSRVRENEILGYVFDDVAQVNWEKHLPVMHSFWATVLFGRASFKGNPLAKHTALHERVPLTEEHFATWLVLWHETIDELFDGKVAQSAKSKAELMKILMLGKIQQLNTANAV; encoded by the coding sequence ATGAAAAAAGATATCACGACAACAGAAGATATACAGCTGCTGGTGAATACATTTTACAGCAGGGTAAGAGAAAATGAGATCCTTGGATATGTCTTTGACGATGTTGCACAGGTAAACTGGGAAAAGCACCTGCCTGTCATGCACAGTTTCTGGGCAACCGTATTGTTTGGCAGGGCATCCTTCAAGGGTAATCCTTTGGCAAAACATACCGCATTGCATGAGCGGGTACCGCTGACAGAAGAACATTTTGCAACATGGCTGGTACTCTGGCACGAGACAATCGACGAACTGTTTGACGGCAAAGTAGCCCAGAGTGCAAAAAGCAAGGCAGAACTGATGAAGATACTGATGCTGGGCAAGATACAACAGCTTAATACTGCCAATGCGGTGTAA
- a CDS encoding amidohydrolase — MKYPLLALFTLLPVLSMAQVKDLDKNVAGVKDSVVAWRRYLHQYPELSNREYKTGAYVAAHLKALGLEVLTGVGKTGVVAILKGGKPGPVVALRADMDALPVYERANLPFKSVDSADYLGQQVPVMHACGHDTHVAMLLGTATVLTAMKKEVPGTVKFIFQPAEEGAPGDEEGGAPLMIKEGVMDNPKVDAIFGLHINSQTPIGVIKYKSGAEMASSDWFVVKVKGKQSHGSQPWHGIDPVVVAAQIIQGFQTIVSRQAELTKAPVVITVGKIHSGVRSNIIPEELVMEGTIRTLDSHMQADVHERMKLTATKIAEASGAEAEVSIDTKTKVTYNDPALVKQMLPSLEAAVGKENVKEADWTTGAEDFSFYGDKAPAFFFFLGGLPPGQDPLKAAAHHTPDFYIDDSKLDAGVKVFCQLVFDYGKKK, encoded by the coding sequence ATGAAATACCCCTTGCTTGCATTATTCACCTTGTTGCCGGTATTGTCGATGGCACAAGTGAAAGACCTGGATAAAAATGTTGCCGGGGTCAAAGATTCGGTAGTAGCCTGGAGAAGGTACCTGCATCAGTATCCTGAATTGTCCAATAGGGAGTATAAAACGGGCGCATATGTAGCCGCTCATTTAAAAGCCCTCGGACTGGAAGTACTGACCGGCGTCGGAAAAACAGGGGTAGTCGCTATCCTGAAAGGAGGCAAGCCTGGTCCGGTAGTCGCCTTACGCGCAGATATGGACGCGCTGCCGGTATATGAAAGAGCGAACCTGCCATTTAAATCAGTTGATTCGGCTGATTACCTAGGACAGCAGGTGCCGGTGATGCACGCCTGCGGACATGATACGCACGTCGCTATGTTACTGGGTACCGCCACCGTATTGACGGCCATGAAAAAGGAGGTGCCGGGTACGGTGAAGTTTATATTCCAGCCTGCAGAAGAAGGCGCCCCGGGAGATGAAGAAGGTGGTGCGCCGTTGATGATAAAAGAAGGGGTGATGGATAACCCTAAAGTAGACGCCATCTTCGGACTACATATCAATTCACAGACGCCGATTGGCGTCATCAAGTATAAATCAGGCGCAGAAATGGCTTCAAGTGACTGGTTTGTCGTAAAGGTAAAAGGGAAACAGTCCCATGGTTCACAGCCCTGGCATGGCATTGATCCGGTAGTGGTAGCCGCGCAGATCATACAGGGCTTTCAGACGATCGTCAGCCGGCAGGCCGAACTGACCAAAGCCCCGGTTGTGATTACCGTCGGTAAGATCCACAGCGGTGTAAGAAGCAATATTATCCCGGAAGAACTGGTGATGGAAGGTACGATCCGGACCCTGGACAGTCATATGCAGGCCGATGTACACGAACGCATGAAACTGACGGCCACAAAGATTGCGGAAGCCTCCGGAGCCGAAGCAGAAGTCTCCATTGATACTAAAACCAAAGTGACCTATAATGATCCGGCGCTGGTAAAACAGATGCTGCCTTCATTAGAAGCGGCTGTCGGAAAGGAGAATGTAAAAGAAGCAGATTGGACGACAGGGGCAGAGGACTTTTCCTTTTATGGTGATAAAGCGCCTGCCTTCTTTTTCTTCCTGGGAGGCTTGCCGCCGGGACAGGATCCCTTGAAAGCGGCGGCTCACCATACGCCTGATTTTTATATAGATGATTCAAAACTGGACGCAGGAGTGAAAGTGTTTTGTCAGCTTGTATTTGACTACGGTAAGAAGAAGTAG
- a CDS encoding glycosyltransferase family 8 protein, translating into MHIAFVIDLPSLEGLGATITSLVRNCSDTAQLDLHFICNNLGTRHKNNLLMLLQTESYHGRTRFYDFDAQEMFGHLSAVHGSRTSYGRFLIPKLLDADYVLCLDPDLLILLDVITFDQIRFEDHFLAAVPGGPFRNTLEAKLLPGQLSVCKDEQSFISGMLLLNLRRWKERDICHEIEKICLRHGMALQEADNTVLNTICNGSFYHIEDRFNCIWTPGQATPSFKENAILHFAGAPKPWDFLGREVHAGYQRWADYDTTFWDRRYKRVAFAGLQRIWKIRKSLFRYYLKSFRAAGSLKLGIKN; encoded by the coding sequence ATGCACATTGCATTTGTTATTGACCTTCCCTCGCTGGAAGGCTTAGGCGCCACGATTACTTCTCTTGTGAGGAACTGTTCCGACACAGCACAGCTTGACCTGCACTTTATCTGCAACAATTTAGGCACCAGACATAAGAACAATCTCCTGATGTTATTACAGACGGAGAGCTATCATGGCCGTACGCGGTTCTATGATTTCGATGCGCAGGAAATGTTCGGGCATCTCAGTGCCGTACATGGTTCACGTACCAGTTATGGCCGTTTCCTGATCCCTAAACTGCTGGATGCAGACTATGTGCTCTGCCTGGATCCTGACCTGCTTATCTTACTGGATGTAATCACGTTTGATCAGATACGCTTTGAAGATCATTTCCTGGCAGCCGTACCGGGCGGTCCGTTCAGGAATACCCTGGAAGCGAAACTGCTGCCAGGGCAACTGAGCGTCTGCAAGGACGAGCAATCCTTTATCAGCGGTATGCTGTTGCTCAATCTCCGCAGATGGAAAGAGCGGGATATCTGCCATGAAATAGAGAAGATTTGTCTGCGTCATGGCATGGCTTTACAGGAAGCAGATAATACCGTGCTTAACACCATCTGTAATGGCAGTTTTTATCACATTGAAGACAGGTTCAACTGCATCTGGACACCCGGGCAGGCAACACCTTCTTTTAAGGAAAATGCCATTCTGCATTTTGCCGGTGCACCCAAACCATGGGACTTCCTGGGCAGAGAGGTACATGCAGGGTATCAGCGGTGGGCGGATTATGATACGACGTTCTGGGACAGAAGGTATAAACGCGTCGCTTTTGCCGGATTACAAAGGATATGGAAGATCAGAAAGTCACTATTCAGGTACTATCTGAAGAGTTTCAGGGCGGCGGGTAGTTTGAAATTAGGAATTAAGAATTAG
- a CDS encoding glycoside hydrolase family 32 protein, with the protein MTKHLFALLTALLPVAVIAQDQTPTPQWRPVYHFTPAKNWTNDPNGLIYLDGEYHLYYQHNPFENKWGHMSWGHATSKDLVNWKHLPVAIPEIEKKDTTTWIFSGCAVLDTKNTSGFGQNGKAPLVAVYTADQPKQQLETQFVAYSNDGGASFAQYAGNPVVNIQKKDFRDPSVVWMEDQQQWIMTVAVPHEHKLQFYASKNLRDWTLKGEFGNQGDIRKIWECPSMTPLFVDGDPAKKKWLLMISSGNQDGATGMQYFTGDFDGKTFTNDRPANYQLFVDYGRTYYAAIPYNNLPDGRQMMLGWLMPFETPTYPWRGQMSIPRDLALKSGTDGVLLYQQPAATLDKILAALPAAKKLVMQQTDIRSKEMQLNKGGKFDANTNWADLIFVPGTAKEFGLKLVQNKDTKSEAILGYNPATNELYVATVKDGQSAVTTDKLTVKPVNGKIRLQVLLDKSSLEVFVNGGEKVLTTLLFPDAKATGWAVFAKEGDVKLESLKAWNLEGIRN; encoded by the coding sequence ATGACAAAGCATTTGTTTGCCCTCCTGACCGCCTTATTGCCCGTAGCAGTTATCGCGCAGGATCAGACACCTACGCCGCAATGGCGGCCTGTATACCATTTTACGCCGGCGAAGAACTGGACCAATGACCCTAACGGACTCATTTACCTGGATGGCGAATATCATCTCTACTATCAGCACAATCCCTTTGAAAATAAATGGGGCCATATGAGCTGGGGACATGCCACCAGTAAAGACCTGGTGAACTGGAAACACCTCCCCGTAGCAATTCCGGAAATCGAAAAGAAAGATACGACCACCTGGATCTTCTCCGGTTGCGCAGTACTGGACACTAAAAATACCAGCGGTTTCGGCCAGAATGGTAAGGCGCCACTGGTAGCTGTATATACCGCAGATCAGCCTAAACAGCAGCTGGAAACGCAGTTTGTTGCTTATAGCAATGATGGTGGCGCCAGCTTCGCACAATACGCCGGTAACCCGGTCGTCAATATTCAGAAAAAAGACTTCCGCGATCCCAGCGTTGTATGGATGGAAGACCAGCAGCAATGGATTATGACCGTAGCAGTACCGCATGAACATAAACTACAGTTCTATGCCTCAAAAAACCTGAGAGACTGGACCCTGAAGGGTGAATTCGGTAACCAGGGAGATATCCGCAAGATATGGGAATGCCCTTCTATGACACCGCTGTTTGTAGACGGAGACCCGGCTAAAAAGAAATGGTTGCTGATGATCTCTTCCGGTAACCAGGATGGCGCTACCGGTATGCAATACTTCACCGGTGATTTTGATGGTAAAACATTCACGAATGATCGTCCGGCTAACTACCAGCTGTTTGTAGACTATGGCCGTACCTATTATGCAGCCATCCCTTACAATAACCTGCCGGATGGCCGTCAGATGATGCTGGGCTGGCTGATGCCGTTTGAAACGCCTACCTATCCCTGGAGAGGCCAGATGTCCATCCCCAGAGATCTTGCACTGAAATCAGGTACCGATGGCGTGCTGTTATACCAGCAGCCTGCTGCTACCCTGGATAAAATACTGGCAGCACTGCCGGCCGCAAAAAAACTGGTGATGCAGCAGACCGATATCCGCAGTAAAGAAATGCAGCTGAATAAAGGCGGTAAATTCGATGCAAACACGAACTGGGCAGACCTGATTTTTGTACCCGGTACGGCAAAGGAATTCGGCTTAAAACTCGTCCAGAACAAGGACACCAAAAGTGAGGCGATATTAGGCTATAATCCTGCCACCAATGAACTGTATGTAGCGACTGTAAAAGACGGACAATCTGCCGTTACAACAGATAAACTCACTGTAAAACCAGTCAATGGTAAGATCAGGTTACAGGTTCTGTTGGATAAGTCTTCACTGGAGGTATTTGTGAACGGAGGAGAGAAGGTATTGACCACGCTGCTGTTTCCGGATGCAAAGGCAACAGGATGGGCAGTGTTTGCAAAAGAGGGTGATGTGAAGCTGGAGAGCCTGAAGGCATGGAACCTGGAGGGAATTAGGAATTAG
- a CDS encoding PfkB family carbohydrate kinase → MYDICCVGHITLDKVVTTKSVVHMAGGTSFYFSNAIRHMDVKYRLVTALAESEMNSVNELRAKGIEVDALPSKHTVYFENIYSENQDHRTQRVLQKADPFTIEALSHTEARIFHLGPLLADDFPVELIKALSARGKVSLDVQGYLRKVEDHNVHAIDWPAKQEALKYIHTLKANEHEMEVLTGHKDVRKGAMVLAEWGVKEVVITLGSMGSVIYAEGVFHRIPAYLPNMVIDATGCGDTYMAGYLYQRSKGATLQYAGEFAAAMATMNIESSGPFTGNKQDVLDLLAASREKIFAEL, encoded by the coding sequence ATGTACGATATTTGTTGTGTAGGGCATATCACATTGGATAAAGTAGTGACCACGAAATCCGTGGTACATATGGCAGGAGGCACTTCGTTTTACTTTTCCAATGCTATCCGTCATATGGACGTTAAATACAGACTGGTAACCGCGCTGGCAGAGAGTGAAATGAATAGTGTAAATGAGCTCAGAGCGAAAGGCATTGAAGTGGATGCATTGCCAAGTAAACACACCGTCTATTTCGAGAATATCTATTCAGAAAACCAGGATCACCGCACCCAGCGTGTATTGCAGAAAGCAGATCCATTTACCATCGAGGCACTGTCGCATACGGAAGCACGTATTTTCCACCTCGGACCATTACTGGCTGACGATTTTCCGGTAGAGCTGATCAAAGCACTCTCCGCAAGAGGAAAGGTGTCACTGGACGTACAGGGTTACCTGCGTAAAGTGGAAGACCATAACGTACACGCGATCGACTGGCCGGCCAAACAGGAGGCATTGAAATACATCCATACGCTGAAGGCCAACGAGCACGAAATGGAAGTACTGACCGGTCATAAGGACGTACGTAAAGGTGCGATGGTACTGGCAGAGTGGGGCGTGAAAGAAGTGGTGATCACACTGGGTAGTATGGGTTCCGTGATCTATGCGGAGGGCGTATTCCACCGTATCCCGGCTTACCTGCCGAACATGGTGATCGATGCAACAGGTTGTGGCGATACTTATATGGCAGGTTACCTCTATCAGCGCAGCAAAGGTGCTACCCTGCAATATGCGGGTGAATTTGCCGCTGCAATGGCGACTATGAACATTGAGTCTTCCGGACCATTCACCGGTAATAAACAGGACGTACTGGACTTACTGGCTGCCAGCAGAGAGAAAATATTTGCGGAACTGTAA